One region of Psychrobacter sp. DAB_AL43B genomic DNA includes:
- a CDS encoding META domain-containing protein gives MTPFFMTPSFKKLSFRFALLPSMLAISLALGACQDTSVSTDENIEVADANASAANVDIENDSVTLDKAGEMSAEEQMIANLSSYRWTLVSVTDKGAQPLNMLMKIKDQVRLSFNQYQGQNTLIYSVGCNTISATYQLQESTLTIKDSMSTKMSCGNLDKAENSLSELMQGDSQLTLVGDDQSKDEGSMGDNPMLTQVTSDAETLIWKGRLTSQAKYNSKGETVFWAVNSKMIPCEDNSSQMCLQVKPITYDDQGIKTSEGEWAAFKGEIDGYQHDGKHDEVLRLQRYQLNNSETAEDNTTGALNESDEEYAYVLDAVIESSVVK, from the coding sequence ATGACACCATTTTTTATGACGCCATCTTTTAAAAAATTGTCTTTTAGATTTGCCTTATTGCCAAGTATGCTAGCAATAAGTTTAGCATTAGGTGCTTGCCAAGATACTTCTGTTTCAACTGATGAAAATATCGAGGTAGCTGATGCCAATGCTAGTGCCGCAAATGTTGATATAGAGAATGATAGTGTCACGTTAGATAAGGCGGGCGAGATGAGTGCTGAAGAACAGATGATTGCCAACCTTTCAAGTTATCGTTGGACACTGGTATCTGTAACAGATAAAGGTGCTCAGCCATTAAATATGCTGATGAAAATTAAAGATCAAGTACGCTTGTCATTTAACCAATATCAAGGTCAAAATACTTTAATCTATAGCGTTGGTTGTAATACTATAAGTGCGACATATCAGCTGCAAGAATCTACCTTAACTATCAAAGACAGCATGAGTACTAAAATGTCTTGTGGGAATCTTGATAAAGCTGAAAACAGTTTAAGTGAGCTGATGCAAGGTGACAGCCAATTAACCTTAGTAGGAGATGATCAGTCTAAAGATGAGGGCTCTATGGGCGATAATCCAATGTTGACGCAAGTAACAAGTGACGCTGAGACTTTAATCTGGAAAGGTAGACTGACGTCGCAAGCTAAGTACAACAGTAAAGGTGAGACTGTATTTTGGGCGGTGAACTCTAAAATGATACCATGCGAAGATAATAGCTCACAGATGTGTCTGCAAGTAAAACCTATTACTTATGATGACCAAGGTATTAAAACCAGCGAAGGTGAGTGGGCGGCATTTAAAGGTGAAATAGATGGCTATCAACATGATGGCAAACATGACGAAGTGCTAAGATTACAGCGCTACCAGTTAAATAACAGCGAAACGGCAGAAGACAATACTACAGGCGCTTTAAATGAATCAGATGAAGAGTATGCCTATGTATTAGATGCGGTTATTGAAAGTTCGGTTGTCAAATAG
- the ruvC gene encoding crossover junction endodeoxyribonuclease RuvC, which produces MAIIIGIDPGSRMTGYGIVQQTGDKLTYIDAGTIRTDTKEMPERLKRIFNGLTRITQHHLKYADEPIYTAIEQVFMAENPDSALKLGQARGAAIAAMVALDLEVSEYTARQIKQAVCGYGAAAKEQVQEMVCRILSLDVVPQQDAADGLACAICHAHSSHSMNKLLLNSSMRGRGASKKKGRWRLTEEDLGNLR; this is translated from the coding sequence ATGGCAATTATAATTGGGATTGATCCGGGTTCGCGCATGACCGGTTATGGCATCGTTCAACAAACCGGCGATAAACTCACCTATATTGATGCAGGTACTATTCGCACGGATACCAAAGAGATGCCTGAACGCCTTAAGCGTATTTTTAATGGCTTGACGCGTATCACCCAGCATCATTTGAAATATGCGGACGAGCCCATTTATACCGCGATTGAACAAGTATTTATGGCAGAAAATCCTGATTCAGCGCTTAAGCTTGGGCAAGCACGCGGTGCCGCCATTGCAGCGATGGTGGCATTGGACTTGGAAGTATCAGAATATACCGCACGCCAAATTAAACAAGCCGTTTGCGGTTATGGTGCTGCGGCCAAAGAACAAGTACAGGAAATGGTCTGTCGCATATTGTCTTTAGACGTCGTACCACAACAAGATGCCGCCGATGGTCTCGCCTGCGCCATTTGTCATGCGCACTCAAGCCATTCGATGAACAAACTACTACTCAATAGCTCAATGCGCGGGCGCGGTGCCTCTAAGAAAAAAGGACGCTGGCGTTTGACTGAAGAAGACTTAGGTAATTTGCGTTAA
- a CDS encoding FxsA family protein has protein sequence MGQIVGIAIVWFIIEMLLWYLLAQFMSGWWIFMWFIVAAVIGISLMRKGMAALNPMAQQMKAGGMMNPAMRPQESTMIKSVAMAAAGILLLIPGVLSDLLALLVVLPPVQKKLKDFANNYIMNNQQKMMEMMAKQMGGQMGAGQNPFGGAGGMGGQNPFGGAGGMNNPNPFGQQQNPFGDVFKQHTTVDGTAKNIPKDVKKITKPANDE, from the coding sequence ATGGGCCAGATAGTTGGTATTGCCATTGTATGGTTTATTATCGAGATGCTACTGTGGTATTTGCTTGCTCAATTTATGAGTGGCTGGTGGATATTTATGTGGTTTATTGTTGCTGCTGTTATCGGTATCTCACTCATGCGTAAAGGTATGGCGGCTCTCAACCCAATGGCTCAGCAGATGAAAGCTGGCGGTATGATGAACCCTGCGATGCGTCCGCAAGAATCGACTATGATTAAAAGTGTGGCAATGGCAGCAGCGGGTATTTTGCTTCTTATTCCTGGTGTGCTCAGTGATTTGCTGGCGTTACTGGTGGTCTTACCACCGGTGCAAAAGAAACTCAAAGACTTTGCTAATAATTACATCATGAACAACCAGCAAAAAATGATGGAAATGATGGCCAAGCAGATGGGTGGGCAAATGGGTGCTGGTCAAAATCCGTTTGGCGGTGCTGGTGGCATGGGTGGTCAAAACCCATTTGGTGGAGCAGGCGGTATGAATAACCCAAACCCATTTGGTCAACAACAGAATCCGTTCGGTGATGTGTTTAAACAGCATACAACGGTGGATGGTACTGCCAAAAACATTCCTAAGGATGTGAAGAAAATTACCAAGCCAGCCAATGATGAGTAG